In Alkalihalobacillus sp. FSL W8-0930, a single window of DNA contains:
- a CDS encoding ABC transporter permease, producing the protein MLWALVKKDLQHLLREKSVLILLFVMPLGLIAILGYAQSGGGIEPFSIAVVDAELTDEETQRFVEEMEAEGIPEDAVQELMTSFNVKNILVEDVFQENLKEITIETSMTLDEALADKELAAVIEFPEGYQQSIWRSQLVRTGEQEEVIVHMNREQSTSSQLINSIVQSFYETLRMNQLALEIDGAASFESNRVESTITQTQNRTIRVFDYVVIAMSAMFVLYTAGLVSEFAFDEKRAKIVDRMILSSAPPYIYGISKWITGTLTAAFQLCAIFLISYVIFGVTWGSLFQFALTTLAISMTVGGLTVLLTALNFKFNSHKASTLFINIVVTIFAFIGGSFIQIDILSPLLSKFGELTPNGTTMKAYFHAFQGGDVLDILPSILLLLVYSIVLVLVAVCLFPKRGGQQ; encoded by the coding sequence ATGTTATGGGCACTAGTTAAAAAGGATCTTCAGCATTTACTAAGAGAGAAATCGGTACTTATTCTCTTGTTTGTTATGCCTCTCGGGTTAATTGCAATCCTTGGATATGCACAATCAGGTGGAGGGATTGAGCCTTTTTCAATTGCCGTGGTGGATGCAGAGCTAACCGATGAAGAGACACAAAGGTTTGTAGAAGAGATGGAAGCTGAAGGCATTCCTGAAGATGCCGTACAAGAACTCATGACTTCTTTTAACGTGAAAAACATCTTAGTTGAAGATGTTTTTCAAGAGAATCTTAAGGAGATCACGATAGAAACCTCAATGACCCTTGACGAAGCACTAGCTGACAAGGAGCTAGCAGCCGTGATTGAATTTCCAGAAGGATATCAACAAAGCATTTGGCGGTCTCAATTAGTACGAACAGGTGAACAAGAAGAGGTCATTGTTCATATGAATCGTGAGCAATCGACAAGCTCACAATTGATCAATAGTATTGTGCAATCCTTTTATGAAACCTTACGTATGAATCAGTTGGCTCTTGAGATAGATGGAGCAGCTTCATTTGAAAGTAATCGTGTAGAAAGCACCATTACACAAACACAGAACCGAACCATTAGAGTGTTTGATTATGTTGTGATTGCCATGTCTGCGATGTTTGTTTTGTATACGGCTGGTTTGGTGTCAGAGTTTGCGTTTGATGAAAAGCGCGCTAAAATTGTGGACCGCATGATTTTATCCAGCGCACCGCCATATATTTATGGTATTAGTAAATGGATAACGGGAACATTGACAGCTGCCTTTCAGCTGTGTGCGATCTTTTTAATTTCCTACGTTATATTTGGTGTCACATGGGGTAGTTTGTTTCAGTTTGCACTCACAACGCTTGCAATCAGTATGACTGTTGGAGGGCTTACTGTGTTACTTACAGCTTTGAATTTCAAGTTTAATTCCCACAAAGCCTCTACGTTATTTATCAATATTGTCGTAACAATCTTTGCTTTTATTGGGGGAAGCTTTATTCAAATTGATATATTAAGTCCACTTCTTAGTAAGTTTGGAGAACTTACACCAAATGGAACGACGATGAAAGCTTATTTTCATGCGTTTCAAGGGGGAGACGTTTTAGACATTCTTCCAAGCATCCTCCTATTACTCGTATATAGTATTGTGTTAGTTTTGGTCGCAGTGTGTTTGTTTCCGAAAAGGGGGGGACAACAATGA
- the treC gene encoding alpha,alpha-phosphotrehalase has protein sequence MKEWWRKSVVYQIYPKSFNDTTGNGVGDFKGIIEKLDYLKKLGVDVIWLTPVYSSPQRDNGYDISDYYSIHGEYGTMEDFEELLDETHKRDMKLIMDLVVNHSSTEHEWFKQASSSKENQYRDFYIWKDAVDGQAPTNWISKFGGSAWKWDETTEQFYLHLFDETQGDLNWENEEVRKEVYKLMKFWFEKGIDGFRLDVINLISKDQDFPNDDGSVAPGDGRKFYTDGPRVHEYLQEMNREVLSPYQAMTVGEMSSTTLEHCIKYSHPDRNELSMTFNFHHLKVDYPNGEKWALGEMDFLALKQILSKWQVGMHEGGGWNALFWCNHDQPRVVSRYGNDGQYHKESAKMLATVIHMMQGTPYIYQGEEFGMTNPKFETIDEYRDVETLNMYEELKEAQLDEATIMEIIKQKSRDNSRTPVQWNQKPNGGFTTGTPWINVADNYKEINAVEALSDPNSIFYYYQKLVDLRKTHDIITFGDYQLIHADHQQVFAYVRQWQDEKALVLANFYEQPVTIDLPDWINEEDAKVLLSNYEQLSKPSQEMTLRPYEAVVYHVQTSSS, from the coding sequence ATGAAGGAATGGTGGAGAAAGTCCGTTGTGTATCAAATCTATCCAAAGAGCTTTAATGATACAACGGGAAACGGAGTCGGAGATTTTAAAGGAATTATTGAAAAGCTCGATTATTTGAAAAAGCTAGGAGTAGACGTCATTTGGTTAACTCCTGTTTATTCATCACCTCAACGAGATAATGGCTACGATATTAGTGATTACTACTCGATTCACGGTGAGTACGGGACGATGGAAGATTTCGAAGAGCTTTTAGATGAAACTCATAAAAGAGACATGAAACTGATCATGGACTTAGTAGTGAATCATTCATCTACAGAGCATGAGTGGTTTAAGCAGGCTTCTTCTTCAAAAGAGAATCAATACCGTGATTTTTATATTTGGAAGGATGCGGTGGATGGACAAGCTCCAACCAACTGGATTTCCAAATTCGGAGGCTCGGCATGGAAGTGGGACGAGACGACTGAGCAGTTCTATCTGCATTTATTTGATGAAACACAAGGAGACCTTAACTGGGAAAACGAAGAGGTGCGCAAGGAAGTCTATAAGCTGATGAAGTTCTGGTTTGAGAAGGGAATTGATGGTTTCCGGTTAGATGTGATTAACTTAATCTCAAAAGATCAAGACTTTCCAAACGATGATGGATCGGTAGCACCTGGAGATGGGCGCAAATTCTACACAGATGGACCGCGTGTTCACGAGTATCTTCAAGAAATGAATCGGGAAGTCCTTTCCCCGTACCAGGCCATGACTGTAGGCGAAATGTCATCAACGACATTAGAACATTGTATTAAGTACTCGCACCCCGACCGAAATGAACTAAGCATGACATTCAATTTCCACCATCTAAAGGTCGATTATCCAAACGGTGAAAAATGGGCACTTGGTGAAATGGATTTTCTCGCTTTAAAACAGATACTGTCTAAATGGCAGGTGGGTATGCATGAAGGTGGTGGCTGGAATGCATTGTTCTGGTGTAACCATGATCAGCCTAGAGTTGTAAGTCGCTACGGGAATGACGGACAGTATCATAAGGAATCTGCGAAGATGCTTGCCACAGTCATCCATATGATGCAAGGGACACCGTATATTTATCAAGGAGAAGAGTTTGGAATGACCAATCCTAAATTTGAGACCATTGATGAATATCGTGATGTTGAAACGTTAAATATGTATGAAGAATTAAAAGAAGCACAACTCGATGAAGCGACAATTATGGAGATTATTAAGCAAAAGTCTCGCGATAACTCACGCACACCAGTCCAATGGAATCAAAAGCCAAACGGTGGGTTCACGACAGGTACTCCGTGGATCAATGTGGCCGACAACTATAAGGAAATCAATGCTGTAGAAGCTCTTAGTGATCCGAATTCCATCTTCTATTATTATCAAAAGCTGGTTGATCTAAGAAAGACTCATGATATTATTACATTTGGAGACTACCAGCTGATACACGCTGACCACCAGCAGGTATTTGCGTACGTGCGACAGTGGCAGGATGAAAAGGCATTGGTATTGGCTAACTTTTATGAGCAACCTGTAACCATCGATCTTCCAGATTGGATAAACGA
- a CDS encoding ABC transporter permease, giving the protein MRGIIWGLLRDSIRNPWALLSMYALTIAFVFVLGNTDLSPAIRIPVYSEELSIVEIEEAVEDLNWEQNLAFEVTLKEDIQGILDRQSAEAAVELNEESYSILVARDSFVIDFVDSLVQSYYMKKQFADAAVDSGLGEKEEILYEIHESESLFPASVKSFEGENSESWVYDQSLQSIFGFSLFFVIYTITFSISSIIEQKQNGVWDRLILSPASKSSIYLGNLTFSFLIGYLQIILVFLLFATLFQYDFQGGLLLSMIVVIPYVFALVSFGVFISGILTSTRQLGAIIPFIAVSMAMLGGAFWPIEIVSSKVILALSFLSPITYGMDMLKGATLYNWDFEQFLFPASVLFFMGVIFMGIGLNLMERRSVQ; this is encoded by the coding sequence ATGAGGGGTATTATCTGGGGATTATTAAGAGATTCTATACGAAATCCGTGGGCACTTCTCTCTATGTATGCTCTCACAATTGCTTTTGTCTTTGTTTTAGGCAACACGGATTTATCTCCTGCTATTCGAATACCTGTTTATTCAGAAGAACTAAGCATAGTAGAGATTGAAGAAGCAGTGGAAGATTTGAACTGGGAACAAAATCTAGCATTTGAAGTAACGCTGAAAGAAGATATTCAGGGAATCTTAGATAGACAATCGGCTGAGGCAGCGGTTGAACTAAATGAGGAGAGTTATTCCATCCTCGTTGCTAGAGATTCGTTTGTCATTGATTTTGTGGATTCACTTGTTCAATCATATTATATGAAAAAGCAATTTGCTGATGCTGCTGTAGACTCAGGTCTTGGAGAAAAAGAAGAGATCTTATATGAAATCCATGAGAGTGAGTCGCTTTTTCCTGCTAGTGTTAAAAGCTTTGAAGGAGAAAACTCTGAAAGCTGGGTTTATGACCAATCCTTACAATCGATCTTTGGTTTTTCACTATTCTTTGTTATTTATACAATTACATTTTCTATCTCATCCATCATCGAACAGAAGCAAAATGGTGTATGGGATCGTCTCATTCTTTCACCCGCTTCAAAATCAAGTATTTATTTGGGGAATTTAACGTTTAGCTTTTTAATAGGATACCTTCAAATTATTCTAGTGTTTCTTCTATTTGCGACACTCTTTCAATATGATTTTCAAGGTGGACTTTTATTAAGTATGATTGTTGTGATTCCTTATGTATTTGCACTAGTCTCATTTGGCGTATTTATCAGTGGTATCCTTACGTCTACAAGGCAGCTTGGCGCGATCATTCCATTCATCGCTGTCAGCATGGCTATGCTTGGAGGTGCATTTTGGCCAATTGAGATTGTTTCATCTAAGGTCATTTTAGCTCTCTCCTTTTTAAGTCCAATAACGTATGGAATGGACATGTTAAAAGGAGCAACACTATACAATTGGGACTTTGAACAATTTTTGTTTCCGGCATCCGTCCTATTCTTTATGGGTGTGATTTTTATGGGCATTGGACTAAATTTAATGGAAAGAAGATCCGTTCAATAG
- the treP gene encoding PTS system trehalose-specific EIIBC component, with protein MSENRKIAKDILEAIGGKENVSSATHCVTRLRLVLHDESKVDKQALEGIDKVKGSFAANNQYQVILGQGLVDKVYNEFVSEAGISESTKEETKQASAEKMNPLQRAVKGLADIFIPILPAIITAGLLLGINNILVNAIFTDQPLVEMYPQWAGLAEIINTIASTAFAFLPALIGWSAVKKFGGSPLLGIVLGLILCHPDLLNANGYADAVENGTVPYWNLFGFDIAAMGYQGQVLPILLASYVLAKIENFMKRITPDSIQLLVVAPVALLITGFLAFVLIGPVTFAIGNSITDVFVFLFDKFAIVGGLIYGLFYAPLVITGVHHTFLAVDFQLIASQGGTFLWPILVMSNIAQGSAALGMYFVLKNQKTKGLSFVSSISAYLGVTEPALFGVNLRYRFPFICAIIGAAIAGAWVALNGILAPAIGVGGLPGILAIEGTRGNYINFSIGMAIAIIIPLVATIITARFQKNLDEK; from the coding sequence ATGAGTGAGAACCGCAAGATTGCAAAAGACATACTTGAAGCAATTGGAGGGAAGGAAAACGTATCGTCAGCAACACACTGTGTGACAAGGCTGCGTCTTGTTTTACATGATGAAAGTAAAGTAGACAAACAAGCATTAGAAGGTATTGATAAGGTAAAAGGATCATTTGCTGCGAATAACCAGTATCAAGTGATTCTTGGACAAGGTCTTGTTGATAAGGTCTATAATGAGTTTGTTTCTGAAGCGGGGATCTCAGAGTCAACGAAGGAAGAAACGAAGCAAGCATCGGCAGAGAAGATGAATCCGTTGCAACGAGCAGTAAAAGGACTTGCTGATATTTTTATTCCGATTTTACCAGCAATCATTACAGCAGGTTTGTTACTGGGTATTAACAATATTTTAGTAAACGCAATTTTTACAGACCAACCATTAGTGGAGATGTATCCTCAGTGGGCAGGACTTGCTGAAATCATTAATACAATCGCAAGTACCGCCTTCGCGTTTTTACCAGCATTAATTGGGTGGTCTGCGGTGAAGAAGTTTGGAGGAAGTCCACTTCTTGGTATTGTACTCGGACTCATTCTATGTCACCCTGATCTATTAAATGCAAACGGATACGCCGATGCAGTAGAGAATGGTACGGTTCCTTATTGGAATTTGTTTGGCTTTGATATTGCTGCAATGGGATACCAAGGACAAGTTCTACCAATTCTTTTAGCATCGTATGTGCTCGCGAAGATTGAAAACTTTATGAAACGAATTACTCCGGATTCCATTCAGCTACTTGTGGTTGCTCCGGTTGCATTACTTATTACTGGTTTCCTTGCATTCGTATTGATTGGTCCTGTAACCTTTGCAATAGGTAACAGTATCACGGATGTGTTTGTATTCTTATTTGATAAATTTGCAATTGTGGGCGGACTTATTTATGGTCTATTTTATGCACCACTTGTTATAACAGGTGTGCACCACACGTTCCTTGCAGTAGACTTTCAATTAATTGCGAGTCAGGGTGGTACATTCTTGTGGCCGATTCTGGTTATGTCAAACATCGCACAAGGTTCAGCAGCACTTGGTATGTATTTTGTATTAAAGAACCAAAAAACAAAAGGATTGTCGTTTGTCTCTTCTATCTCTGCTTACCTTGGAGTTACCGAGCCGGCGTTGTTTGGTGTAAACTTACGCTATCGCTTCCCGTTTATTTGCGCCATCATTGGTGCCGCGATTGCAGGAGCATGGGTAGCACTCAATGGTATTTTAGCTCCAGCGATTGGGGTAGGAGGTTTGCCAGGAATCCTTGCAATTGAAGGAACAAGAGGAAATTATATTAACTTTTCAATTGGGATGGCCATTGCAATTATCATTCCTTTAGTGGCTACTATAATTACAGCTCGCTTCCAGAAGAATTTAGACGAAAAATAA